The following proteins are co-located in the Pseudomonas sp. DY-1 genome:
- a CDS encoding UDP-2,3-diacylglucosamine diphosphatase, with product MSSVERLEPVNKTKPRKQRVRTLWISDVHLGTRDCQAEHLARFLKQYHADRIYLVGDIIDGWKLRGGIYWPQAHTNVIRRLLTMSKRGTEVIYVTGNHDEFLRRYSALMLGNIQLVDEAVHETADGRRMLVIHGDQFDVITRYHKWLAFLGDSAYEFTLTLNRWLNHWRERWGYGYWSLSAYLKHKVKSAVNFISDFEEAIAHECVKRGLDGVVCGHIHHAEIRKVGGVEYLNCGDWVESCTALIEHWDGSIELYRLADAQARELEERAVGLVEPAA from the coding sequence ATGAGCAGCGTCGAACGCCTGGAACCCGTCAACAAGACCAAGCCGCGCAAGCAACGCGTGCGTACCCTGTGGATCTCCGATGTCCACCTGGGCACCCGCGACTGCCAGGCCGAGCACCTGGCGCGCTTCCTCAAGCAGTACCACGCCGACCGAATCTATCTGGTCGGTGACATCATCGATGGCTGGAAGCTCAGGGGCGGCATTTACTGGCCACAGGCGCACACCAACGTGATCCGCCGCCTGCTGACCATGAGCAAGCGTGGCACGGAGGTGATCTACGTCACCGGCAACCACGACGAATTCCTGCGGCGCTACTCGGCACTGATGCTGGGCAACATCCAGCTGGTGGACGAGGCGGTACACGAGACCGCCGATGGCCGCCGCATGCTGGTGATCCACGGCGACCAGTTCGACGTGATCACTCGCTACCACAAGTGGCTGGCATTTCTCGGTGATTCCGCCTATGAGTTCACCCTTACCCTGAACCGTTGGCTCAACCACTGGCGCGAGCGTTGGGGATACGGCTACTGGTCGCTGTCGGCCTACCTCAAGCACAAGGTGAAGAGCGCGGTGAACTTCATCAGCGACTTCGAGGAGGCCATCGCCCACGAATGCGTCAAGCGTGGCCTGGATGGCGTGGTCTGCGGCCACATCCACCACGCGGAAATCCGCAAGGTGGGTGGGGTGGAGTACCTGAACTGCGGCGATTGGGTGGAGTCCTGCACGGCACTGATCGAGCACTGGGACGGCAGCATCGAACTCTACCGACTGGCTGACGCCCAGGCGCGGGAGCTGGAAGAGCGCGCCGTGGGGCTGGTCGAGCCGGCGGCATGA
- a CDS encoding glycosyltransferase family 1 protein, translating into MRILIVSDAWLPQVNGVVTSLQALVGELEGLGHQVLLLSPQGFRCRPCPSYPEIPLAWDLWRVGPMIEAFQPDCVHLATEGPLGWAARHWLVKRGLAFSSAIHTRFPEYVHGRWPWLPLSWGYAFLRQFHRPSQAVLVTTERMRETFAEHGLVWLNLWRKGVDTALFRPVALPQPEMPVFLYVGRLATEKNVEAFLGLDLPGEKWVVGDGPLRRELESRYPAARFFGFRQGEELARFYAQASVLVFPSLTDTYGLVMLEALACGTPVAAFPVAGPLDVLESGTTGCMDEDLQTACLAALELDRELCAERSGRLSWRASALEFLARQPLLDGESFLDAAPEL; encoded by the coding sequence ATGAGGATACTGATCGTCAGCGATGCCTGGTTGCCCCAAGTGAATGGCGTGGTCACCAGCCTGCAGGCGCTGGTGGGAGAACTGGAAGGCCTTGGGCACCAAGTGCTGTTGCTGTCTCCCCAGGGGTTTCGTTGCCGGCCCTGTCCGAGCTATCCGGAAATCCCTCTGGCCTGGGACCTTTGGCGGGTGGGGCCGATGATCGAGGCGTTCCAGCCCGACTGTGTGCACCTGGCCACCGAAGGGCCTCTCGGCTGGGCCGCAAGGCACTGGCTGGTCAAGCGCGGATTGGCCTTTTCCAGCGCTATCCACACGCGTTTCCCTGAATACGTTCATGGCCGCTGGCCCTGGCTGCCCCTCTCCTGGGGCTATGCCTTCCTGCGCCAGTTCCACCGTCCCAGCCAGGCGGTACTGGTGACTACCGAGCGCATGCGCGAGACGTTCGCCGAACATGGCCTGGTCTGGCTCAACTTGTGGCGCAAGGGCGTGGACACGGCGCTGTTTCGCCCCGTGGCGTTGCCCCAGCCGGAGATGCCGGTGTTCCTCTACGTTGGCCGACTGGCCACGGAGAAGAACGTCGAGGCATTCCTCGGACTGGATTTGCCTGGCGAGAAATGGGTGGTAGGAGACGGCCCGTTGCGGCGCGAGCTTGAATCGCGCTATCCCGCTGCGCGCTTCTTTGGTTTCCGCCAGGGCGAGGAGTTGGCGCGCTTTTATGCCCAGGCCAGCGTCCTGGTGTTTCCCTCGCTGACCGATACCTATGGCCTGGTGATGCTCGAAGCCCTGGCCTGCGGCACGCCGGTGGCGGCCTTTCCGGTGGCCGGTCCGCTGGATGTGCTGGAGTCCGGCACGACCGGTTGCATGGACGAAGACTTGCAAACGGCCTGCCTGGCAGCGCTGGAGCTGGATCGCGAACTATGCGCTGAGAGGTCGGGACGGCTTTCCTGGCGGGCGTCGGCCCTGGAATTCCTGGCGCGGCAACCATTACTGGATGGCGAATCTTTCCTGGACGCGGCTCCCGAACTGTAG
- a CDS encoding adenylate/guanylate cyclase domain-containing protein, translating to MKPAMLDPSTATPVLREYYSRVLAYMAIAASIAAGTSVQHFGFDILWMVPYALLYPHLAHHLSLRFPGKRTDRILLGIDTFHAGAAVALLGFSVVPTLMVVLTLCFSAMILGGLRQMALVLGGSLISMTLVGLALQPAIKGGTPALVSVVSVFFTTLYICITAYFVHQQGLRLAQARSEIKREQEKAARLARNLAKYLSPQVWEMIFSGKKSVRLETQRKKLSVFFSDIKGFTELSEELEAEALTDLLNNYLNDMSKIALKYGGTIDKFVGDSVMVFFGDPSTQGAKKDAVAAVSMAVAMRKHMKVLRQQWRAQGITKPLEIRMGINTGYCTVGNFGADTRMDYTIIGREVNLASRLETASEAGEILISHETYSLVKDVIMCRDKGQINVKGFTRPVQIYQVVDFRRDLGAASSYVEHELPGFSMYLDTNSIQNYDKAKVIQALQLAAEKLRDKIIP from the coding sequence ATGAAGCCTGCCATGCTCGATCCTTCCACAGCGACGCCCGTCCTGCGTGAGTACTACTCGCGTGTGCTGGCCTATATGGCCATCGCCGCCAGCATCGCTGCCGGCACCTCAGTCCAGCATTTCGGCTTCGACATCCTCTGGATGGTGCCCTACGCCCTGCTCTATCCACACCTGGCCCACCATCTGAGCCTGCGCTTCCCAGGCAAGCGCACGGACCGCATCCTCCTCGGCATCGACACCTTCCACGCTGGCGCCGCCGTCGCCCTGCTCGGTTTTTCCGTCGTGCCTACGCTGATGGTCGTGCTGACCCTCTGCTTCAGCGCCATGATCCTCGGCGGGCTGCGCCAGATGGCCCTCGTGCTGGGCGGTTCACTGATCAGCATGACCCTCGTCGGCCTGGCGCTGCAGCCGGCCATCAAGGGCGGCACCCCAGCCCTGGTGTCCGTGGTCAGCGTGTTTTTCACCACTCTTTACATCTGCATCACGGCCTATTTCGTGCACCAGCAGGGCCTGCGCCTGGCCCAGGCACGCAGTGAGATCAAGCGCGAGCAGGAAAAGGCGGCGCGACTGGCCCGCAACCTCGCCAAATACTTGTCGCCCCAGGTTTGGGAAATGATCTTCAGCGGCAAGAAGAGCGTGCGCCTGGAGACTCAGCGCAAAAAGCTCAGCGTGTTTTTCTCCGACATCAAGGGCTTCACCGAGCTCTCCGAGGAACTCGAAGCCGAAGCCCTGACGGACCTGCTCAACAACTACCTCAACGACATGTCGAAGATCGCCCTCAAGTACGGCGGCACCATCGACAAATTCGTCGGCGACAGCGTCATGGTGTTCTTCGGCGACCCCTCCACCCAAGGCGCCAAGAAGGATGCCGTGGCAGCCGTCTCCATGGCGGTGGCAATGCGCAAGCACATGAAGGTTCTACGCCAGCAGTGGCGCGCCCAGGGCATCACCAAGCCGCTGGAAATCCGCATGGGCATCAACACCGGCTACTGCACCGTGGGCAACTTCGGCGCGGACACGCGCATGGACTACACCATCATCGGTCGCGAAGTGAACCTGGCCAGCCGCCTGGAAACCGCGTCGGAAGCTGGCGAGATCCTTATTTCCCACGAAACCTACTCGCTGGTGAAAGACGTGATCATGTGCCGCGACAAGGGCCAGATAAACGTCAAGGGCTTCACCCGTCCAGTGCAGATCTACCAGGTGGTGGATTTCCGTCGCGACCTGGGCGCTGCCTCCAGCTACGTCGAGCACGAACTGCCCGGCTTCTCCATGTACCTGGATACCAACAGCATCCAGAACTACGACAAGGCCAAGGTCATCCAGGCCCTGCAACTGGCCGCTGAGAAGTTGCGCGACAAGATCATTCCCTGA
- a CDS encoding Mpo1-like protein: MPAESVHRFQSFAEFYPYYLQEHSNDTCRRLHYVGSLLVLSILGYALATQQWIWLLAIPFAGYGFAWVGHFVFEKNKPATFKYPLYSFMGDWVMLKDALTGRIRF; encoded by the coding sequence ATGCCCGCCGAGTCCGTCCATCGCTTCCAAAGCTTCGCCGAGTTCTACCCCTACTACCTGCAGGAACACAGTAACGACACCTGCCGCCGTCTCCACTACGTCGGCAGCCTGCTGGTGCTCAGCATCCTCGGCTATGCACTGGCTACCCAGCAGTGGATCTGGCTGCTGGCCATTCCCTTCGCCGGCTACGGCTTTGCCTGGGTTGGCCACTTCGTCTTCGAGAAGAACAAGCCGGCCACGTTCAAGTATCCGCTTTACAGCTTCATGGGCGACTGGGTGATGCTGAAGGACGCGCTGACCGGGCGCATCCGTTTCTGA
- a CDS encoding AraC family transcriptional regulator, with translation MSERTTSSSWALGIVQALEMGGVDCRNLFPELGLDYQALNDPDARFPQDGMTRLWLRAVELSGNPAIGLNMAKVVRPASFHVVGYALMSSRTLKEGFARLVRYQRIIAEGADLSFGGTPEGYELRLSIHGDRLPPARQSAEASMAYCLAFCRWMTGRPINPLEIRFQGPAPTDLEPYRQVFQAPLRFNAEHCALLFSRADMDTPLPTANESLAQLHDRFAGDYLARFSGTRVTHQVRQVLCRLLPQGEPKREVVASLMHFSQRTLQRRLQEEGVSFQQLLDDTRRELAEQYLAQANLTLLEIAYLLGFADPSNFFRAFRRWFDSTPGEYRARLEEV, from the coding sequence ATGAGCGAACGCACGACTTCTTCGAGCTGGGCCCTGGGGATAGTCCAGGCCCTGGAAATGGGCGGTGTGGACTGCCGCAACCTGTTTCCCGAACTCGGTCTCGACTACCAGGCCTTGAATGATCCTGACGCCCGTTTCCCCCAGGACGGCATGACACGCCTCTGGTTGCGCGCGGTCGAGCTGTCCGGTAATCCGGCCATCGGCCTGAACATGGCCAAGGTCGTACGGCCGGCATCCTTCCACGTGGTCGGCTATGCGCTGATGTCCAGCCGTACTCTCAAGGAGGGGTTCGCGCGGCTGGTGCGCTACCAGCGAATCATCGCCGAGGGCGCCGACCTCAGCTTCGGCGGCACGCCGGAAGGCTACGAGCTGCGGCTGTCGATCCATGGCGATCGGCTGCCGCCGGCGCGGCAGAGCGCCGAGGCGTCCATGGCTTATTGCCTGGCATTCTGCCGGTGGATGACCGGGCGACCGATCAACCCGCTGGAGATTCGTTTCCAGGGGCCGGCGCCCACGGACCTCGAACCCTATCGCCAGGTGTTTCAGGCCCCGTTGCGTTTCAATGCCGAGCACTGCGCCTTGCTGTTCAGTCGCGCTGACATGGATACGCCATTGCCCACCGCGAACGAATCTCTGGCCCAGCTACACGATCGCTTCGCCGGTGACTACCTGGCGCGCTTCTCCGGTACCCGCGTCACCCACCAGGTGCGGCAGGTGCTTTGCCGCCTGTTGCCCCAGGGCGAGCCCAAGCGCGAGGTGGTTGCGAGCCTGATGCACTTTTCGCAACGCACCCTGCAACGGCGCTTGCAGGAAGAGGGTGTGAGCTTCCAGCAACTGCTGGACGACACGCGCCGCGAGCTGGCCGAGCAGTACCTGGCACAGGCAAACCTGACCTTGCTGGAGATTGCCTACCTGTTGGGTTTCGCTGATCCGAGCAACTTCTTCCGTGCCTTCCGCCGCTGGTTCGACAGCACACCGGGAGAATACCGAGCGCGCCTGGAAGAGGTCTGA
- a CDS encoding TrkH family potassium uptake protein, protein MALPTLRIIGFLNGIFLITLAVSMAIPVLTLVTYDRTGDINSFVWSSLITFIAGLALIIPGRPEHVHLRPRDMYLLTVSSWIVVCVFAALPFLFTQRISYTDAWFESMSGITATGATVLSGLDNMSPGILIWRSLLHWLGGIGFIGMAVAILPLLRIGGMRLFQTESSDRSDKVMPRSHMVAKYIVAIYVGFTLIGSLAFWAAGMSLFDAVNHAMSAIATGGFSTSDQSLAKWDAPAVHWVAVVVMILGSLPFMLYVSVLRGNRKALIKDEQVRGFIALLLATWLVLGTWYWLTTELHWLDALRHVAVNTTSILTTTGFALGDYSLWGNFSLMLFFYLGFVGGCSGSTAGGIKIFRFQVAYILLKANLTQLVHPRAVIKQSYNGHRLDEDIVRSILTFSFFFTLIICAIALGLSLMGLDWITALTGAAATVSGVGPGLGEIIGPAGNFSSLPDGAKWLLTLGMLMGRLEILTVLVLLTPYFWRH, encoded by the coding sequence ATGGCCCTGCCGACACTTCGCATCATCGGCTTTCTCAACGGTATCTTCCTGATCACCCTGGCGGTCAGCATGGCCATTCCCGTGCTGACACTGGTGACCTACGACCGCACAGGCGACATCAATTCCTTTGTCTGGTCGAGCTTGATCACCTTCATCGCGGGACTGGCGCTGATCATTCCCGGGCGCCCCGAACACGTCCACCTGCGCCCTCGCGACATGTACCTCCTGACAGTGTCGAGTTGGATCGTCGTTTGCGTTTTCGCGGCCCTGCCCTTCCTGTTCACCCAGCGCATCAGCTACACCGACGCCTGGTTCGAGAGCATGTCCGGCATCACCGCCACTGGCGCCACGGTACTGAGTGGCCTGGACAACATGTCGCCAGGCATCCTCATCTGGCGCTCGCTGCTGCACTGGCTCGGGGGCATTGGCTTCATCGGCATGGCGGTAGCGATCCTGCCACTGCTGCGCATTGGTGGCATGCGCCTGTTCCAGACCGAATCGTCCGACCGCTCGGACAAGGTCATGCCGCGCTCCCACATGGTGGCCAAATACATCGTCGCCATTTACGTGGGCTTCACATTGATTGGCTCCCTGGCCTTCTGGGCCGCCGGTATGAGCCTGTTCGATGCGGTCAACCACGCCATGTCGGCTATCGCCACCGGCGGATTCTCCACGTCCGATCAGTCCCTGGCCAAGTGGGACGCGCCGGCGGTGCACTGGGTAGCGGTGGTCGTGATGATCCTCGGCAGCCTGCCCTTCATGCTCTACGTGTCGGTCCTGCGGGGAAATCGCAAGGCCCTGATCAAGGATGAACAGGTACGCGGCTTCATCGCCCTGCTGCTTGCGACATGGCTGGTGCTAGGCACCTGGTACTGGCTGACCACCGAACTTCACTGGCTGGATGCGCTGCGCCACGTGGCGGTGAACACCACATCCATCCTCACCACTACCGGTTTCGCCCTGGGCGACTACAGCCTCTGGGGCAACTTCTCACTGATGTTGTTCTTCTACCTGGGCTTCGTCGGCGGCTGCTCCGGCTCGACCGCCGGCGGCATCAAGATCTTCCGATTCCAGGTCGCCTACATCCTGCTGAAAGCCAACCTGACGCAACTGGTGCATCCGCGCGCGGTGATCAAGCAGAGCTACAACGGCCACCGGCTGGACGAAGATATCGTCCGCTCGATCCTGACCTTCTCGTTCTTCTTCACTCTAATCATTTGCGCCATCGCCCTGGGCCTTTCGCTGATGGGGCTGGACTGGATCACCGCACTCACCGGCGCTGCGGCGACGGTTTCCGGCGTAGGCCCCGGGCTGGGCGAGATCATTGGCCCGGCGGGCAACTTTTCCAGCCTGCCGGACGGCGCCAAGTGGCTGCTGACCCTCGGCATGCTGATGGGCCGCCTGGAGATCCTCACCGTCCTGGTCCTGCTCACGCCTTATTTCTGGAGGCACTGA
- a CDS encoding TrkH family potassium uptake protein, with the protein MSLPTLRTIGFIIGLFLITLAVSMVIPMLTLLLFERTDDIFAFLWSSLITFVVGLALVGPGRPEHINLRPRDMYMLTTASWVIVCCFAALPMVLIQHISYTDSFFETMSGITTTGSTVLTGLDHASPGLLIWRSMLHWLGGIGFIGMAVAILPLLRVGGMRLFQTESSDWGEKVMPRSHMVAKYIVLIYTGLTILGTVAFWLAGMTPFEAVNHSMSLISTGGFSTSDASLANWRQPAVHWVAVVVMILGSLPFTLLVATLRGNRTALLRDHQVHGFVGFLVVTWLFVGTWLWANSDNAWLDAVRIVALNVTSVVTTTGVVLGDYTLWGSFSVLLFFYLTFVGGCSGSTAGGLKIFRFQVAWQLLMANLQQLVHPRAVIKQQYNGHNLDDDIVRSLITFSFFFTTTIAVIALGLCLLGLDWVTALTGAATAVCNVGPGLGPIIGPVGNFSTLPDSAKWLLTIGMLLGRLEILTVLVLFTPKFWRH; encoded by the coding sequence ATGTCCCTGCCGACACTGCGCACTATCGGCTTCATCATCGGCCTGTTTCTCATCACGCTGGCAGTGAGCATGGTCATTCCCATGCTCACTCTCCTGCTCTTCGAGCGCACCGACGACATCTTCGCCTTCCTCTGGTCGAGCCTGATCACCTTCGTCGTCGGCCTGGCACTGGTCGGTCCCGGACGCCCGGAACACATCAACCTGCGGCCGCGCGACATGTACATGCTGACCACGGCGAGCTGGGTCATCGTCTGCTGCTTCGCGGCACTGCCCATGGTGCTGATCCAGCACATCAGCTACACGGACTCGTTCTTTGAGACCATGTCCGGCATCACAACAACCGGTTCCACAGTGCTCACCGGCCTGGACCATGCTTCGCCTGGTCTGCTGATCTGGCGCTCCATGCTGCATTGGCTTGGCGGTATCGGCTTCATCGGCATGGCGGTGGCGATTCTGCCGCTGCTGCGGGTCGGCGGCATGCGCCTGTTCCAGACCGAGTCATCCGACTGGGGCGAGAAAGTCATGCCACGCTCACACATGGTGGCCAAGTACATCGTGCTGATCTACACCGGGCTGACCATCCTCGGCACCGTCGCATTCTGGCTCGCCGGCATGACGCCATTCGAGGCCGTCAACCACTCGATGTCGCTGATTTCCACCGGCGGCTTCTCCACCTCCGACGCCTCGCTGGCCAACTGGAGGCAACCCGCTGTGCACTGGGTGGCAGTGGTGGTGATGATACTTGGCAGCCTGCCCTTCACGTTGCTCGTCGCCACGCTGCGCGGCAACCGTACCGCCTTGCTGCGCGATCACCAGGTCCACGGCTTCGTCGGTTTCCTGGTGGTCACCTGGCTATTTGTCGGTACGTGGCTTTGGGCCAACTCCGACAACGCCTGGCTCGACGCCGTAAGGATCGTTGCACTGAACGTTACCTCGGTCGTCACGACGACGGGGGTGGTGCTTGGCGACTACACCCTCTGGGGCAGTTTCTCGGTGCTGCTGTTCTTCTACCTGACCTTCGTCGGCGGCTGTTCGGGCTCAACCGCCGGTGGACTGAAGATCTTCCGCTTCCAGGTGGCCTGGCAATTGCTGATGGCCAACCTGCAACAACTGGTGCACCCGCGCGCGGTGATCAAGCAGCAGTACAACGGCCATAACCTCGACGACGACATCGTCCGTTCGCTGATCACCTTCTCGTTCTTCTTCACCACCACCATTGCCGTAATCGCTCTCGGCCTCTGCCTGCTGGGCCTGGACTGGGTCACCGCCCTTACCGGAGCCGCCACGGCGGTGTGCAACGTCGGACCGGGCCTGGGGCCCATCATTGGACCGGTGGGCAACTTCTCCACCCTGCCGGATTCGGCCAAATGGCTGCTGACCATCGGCATGCTGCTCGGCCGTCTCGAGATTCTCACGGTACTGGTGCTGTTCACACCGAAGTTCTGGCGGCACTGA
- a CDS encoding nitroreductase family protein, which yields MEALDALLNRVSLARLQAPAPDAAQREVLFRAALRAPDHGYLRPWRFLTIEGEGREKLGELFVSAVLAKDAQASEAATTKARNMPLRAPLMVVVIATLQAGHKVPEVEQLLSAGCAAHGMLLAAHALGLGAIWRTGEMAYDRTVATGLGLAENERVVGFLYLGSVEGERRAAPELASADFVQAWG from the coding sequence ATGGAGGCTCTCGACGCTCTGCTTAACCGCGTATCCCTGGCTCGCCTGCAGGCACCCGCCCCGGACGCCGCCCAGCGCGAGGTGCTGTTCCGCGCGGCCTTGCGTGCACCAGACCATGGCTATCTGCGTCCCTGGCGCTTCCTGACCATCGAAGGCGAAGGTCGCGAGAAGCTCGGTGAGCTGTTCGTGTCCGCTGTGCTCGCCAAGGATGCCCAGGCGTCGGAAGCCGCTACTACCAAGGCGCGCAATATGCCGCTGCGGGCACCCCTGATGGTCGTGGTGATCGCTACCTTGCAGGCCGGCCACAAGGTGCCGGAAGTCGAGCAATTGCTGTCGGCCGGTTGCGCCGCTCACGGCATGCTGCTGGCCGCTCATGCGCTTGGACTGGGGGCCATCTGGCGTACCGGCGAGATGGCGTATGACCGCACCGTCGCCACCGGCCTCGGGCTGGCCGAGAACGAGCGGGTGGTGGGTTTCCTCTACCTGGGCAGTGTCGAGGGTGAGCGCCGTGCAGCGCCGGAACTGGCTTCGGCAGACTTCGTTCAGGCCTGGGGCTGA
- a CDS encoding HAMP domain-containing sensor histidine kinase, giving the protein MRSLFWRILATLWLALALVAGLSILLGRALNQDAWILSHHPTLQGLAERLVQRYEGQGPHDTQRYLEHFRHRARIDIQILNDTGQPVVEGTFPPRAAAFEARQQNSRRLPWRRLTEEYTSPASGESYLLIYRIPYRELDAWHRGSLLWPFSALGIALVVLTLFSLALTLSITRPLDRLRRAVHDLGQTAYQQDSLARLARRRDELGVLAGDFNRMGQRLQGLIGSQRQLLRDVSHELRSPLARLRIALALAERAEPHQRDALWPRLGQECDRLEALISEILALARLDAEPGAHRPITMRPLLEKLKDDARLLAPDQQVRIDCTGDPKVEGWPDMLERALDNLLRNALRFNPLGQPVEVTVKEQEGSLVIQVRDHGPGAANEHLALLGEPFFRAPNQTGAGHGLGLAIARRAVERHGGSLSLGNHPEGGFIATLELPTVLKA; this is encoded by the coding sequence GTGCGTTCACTCTTCTGGAGAATCCTGGCCACCCTCTGGCTGGCGCTGGCCCTGGTAGCCGGCCTGTCCATCCTGCTGGGCCGCGCCCTCAACCAGGATGCCTGGATCCTCAGTCACCACCCCACCCTCCAGGGGCTGGCCGAGCGCCTCGTGCAGCGCTATGAAGGGCAAGGCCCGCACGACACGCAGCGATACCTGGAGCACTTCCGTCATCGCGCACGGATCGACATTCAGATACTCAACGACACCGGCCAACCGGTAGTAGAAGGTACGTTCCCTCCGCGTGCTGCGGCCTTCGAGGCCCGCCAGCAGAACTCGCGCCGACTGCCCTGGCGTCGCCTGACCGAGGAATACACCAGCCCAGCCAGCGGCGAGTCCTATCTGCTCATCTACCGCATTCCCTACCGCGAACTGGATGCCTGGCACCGCGGCAGCCTGCTGTGGCCCTTTAGCGCGCTGGGCATCGCCCTGGTAGTACTGACGCTGTTCAGCCTGGCCCTCACCCTGTCCATCACCCGGCCGCTGGACCGCCTTCGCCGCGCCGTACACGACCTCGGCCAGACGGCTTACCAGCAAGACAGCCTGGCGCGCCTGGCACGTCGACGGGATGAGCTAGGCGTTCTGGCCGGCGACTTCAACCGCATGGGGCAACGCCTGCAAGGCTTGATTGGCAGCCAGCGCCAACTCCTGCGCGACGTGTCCCACGAACTGCGCTCGCCACTCGCGCGTCTGCGCATCGCCCTGGCGCTGGCCGAGCGCGCCGAGCCCCATCAACGGGACGCCCTGTGGCCACGCCTGGGCCAGGAATGCGACCGCCTCGAAGCCCTGATCAGCGAAATCCTCGCCCTGGCCCGGCTCGATGCGGAACCTGGCGCTCACCGTCCGATCACAATGCGGCCACTGCTGGAAAAGCTGAAGGACGACGCCCGACTGCTGGCGCCGGACCAGCAAGTCCGCATCGATTGCACCGGCGACCCAAAAGTCGAGGGCTGGCCCGACATGCTGGAACGCGCGCTGGACAACCTGCTGCGCAACGCCCTGCGCTTCAATCCCCTAGGGCAGCCGGTGGAAGTAACGGTCAAGGAACAGGAAGGAAGCCTGGTGATCCAGGTCCGCGACCACGGCCCAGGTGCCGCCAACGAACACCTGGCATTGCTGGGCGAACCCTTCTTCCGCGCCCCCAATCAGACCGGAGCTGGCCATGGCTTGGGACTGGCCATCGCCCGTCGGGCAGTGGAGCGCCACGGCGGCAGCCTGTCCTTGGGCAATCACCCCGAGGGCGGCTTCATCGCCACCCTGGAGTTACCCACTGTATTGAAGGCCTGA
- a CDS encoding LTXXQ domain protein translates to MRKTLTALLLAATLPTLAMAMPEGGPRHERGFGGHMFKELNLTQEQRHEIGKLMRDQMKSRHDITQRYLDKLPAAEKKAMQDELKAAETKNREAIRAQLKPDQQKTFDDIQKKMEERRAERAEFEAWKAEKDKKAQ, encoded by the coding sequence ATGCGCAAGACCCTTACCGCCCTGTTGCTCGCCGCTACCCTGCCGACCCTGGCCATGGCCATGCCGGAAGGCGGCCCGCGCCACGAGCGCGGTTTCGGTGGCCACATGTTCAAGGAACTGAACCTGACCCAGGAACAGCGCCATGAGATCGGCAAGCTGATGCGCGACCAGATGAAATCCCGTCACGACATCACTCAGCGCTACCTGGACAAGCTGCCGGCTGCCGAGAAGAAGGCCATGCAGGACGAACTGAAGGCCGCCGAGACCAAGAACCGCGAAGCCATCCGCGCTCAGCTCAAGCCCGATCAGCAGAAGACCTTCGACGACATCCAGAAGAAAATGGAAGAACGTCGCGCTGAACGCGCCGAGTTCGAAGCCTGGAAGGCCGAGAAGGACAAGAAGGCCCAGTAA
- a CDS encoding response regulator transcription factor, which yields MSELLLIDDDQELCELLISWLSQEGFVVRACHDGHSARTALAEHAPSAVVLDVMLPDGSGLELLKQLRSDHPELPVLMLSARGEPLDRILGLELGADDYLAKPCDPRELTARLRAVLRRSQPPQPSSQLELGDLCYSPARGVVTIGNHEVTLTLSEGRLLEALLRQPGEPLDKQQLAQLALGRKLTLYDRSLDMHVSNLRKKLGPHADGRPRILALRSRGYYYSA from the coding sequence ATGAGTGAACTGCTGCTTATCGATGACGATCAGGAACTCTGCGAGCTCCTGATCAGTTGGCTCAGCCAAGAAGGCTTCGTCGTCCGCGCCTGCCATGACGGCCACTCGGCACGTACCGCCTTGGCGGAGCACGCGCCATCCGCAGTGGTGCTGGATGTGATGCTGCCGGACGGTAGCGGCCTGGAACTGCTCAAGCAGTTGCGCAGCGATCATCCGGAGTTACCCGTCCTCATGCTCTCCGCCCGGGGCGAACCATTGGACCGCATCCTCGGCCTGGAGCTGGGCGCCGACGACTATCTGGCCAAGCCTTGCGACCCCCGCGAGCTCACCGCCCGCCTGCGCGCCGTGCTTCGCCGCAGCCAGCCGCCGCAACCATCCAGCCAACTGGAGCTGGGCGACCTCTGCTACAGCCCGGCGCGGGGCGTCGTCACCATTGGCAATCACGAGGTGACCCTGACGCTCTCCGAAGGCCGCCTACTCGAAGCCCTGCTGCGTCAACCCGGCGAACCACTGGACAAGCAGCAACTGGCGCAGCTGGCGCTCGGCCGCAAGCTGACCCTCTACGACCGTAGCCTGGACATGCATGTCAGCAACCTGCGCAAGAAGCTCGGCCCCCATGCTGACGGGCGCCCTCGCATCCTCGCGCTGCGCAGTCGCGGCTACTACTACAGCGCCTGA